The nucleotide window CGCGCTCGCCGCGTGGCGACCGTCAGCGTGAGGCGCAATCGCTCGGTTCGGGCTTCATCATTTCCAGCGATGGTTATGTGCTGACCAACAACCACGTGGTGGCCGACGCCGACGAAATCATTGTCCGCCTGTCGGACCGCAGCGAGCTGCAGGCCAAGCTGGTCGGCACCGACCCGCGCACCGACGTGGCCCTGCTCAAGGTCGAAGGCAAGAACCTGCCGATCGTGAAGCTGGGTGATTCCGAGAAGCTCAAGGTGGGTGAGTGGGTGCTGGCCATCGGTTCGCCGTTCGGCTTCGACCATTCGGTGACCAAAGGTATCGTCAGCGCCAAGGGCCGCACGCTGCCCAACGAGACCTATGTGCCGTTCATCCAGACCGACGTGGCCATCAACCCGGGTAACTCGGGCGGCCCGCTGTTCAATATGAAGGGCGAAGTGGTGGGTATCAACTCGCAGATCTTCACCCGTTCTGGCGGCTTCATGGGTCTGTCGTTCGCCATCCCGATCGATGTGGCGATCGATGTGTCCAACCAGTTGAAGAAAGACGGCAAGGTCAGCCGCGGCTGGCTGGGCGTGGTGATTCAGGAGGTCAACAAGGACCTGGCCGAATCCTTCGGCCTGGACAAGCCGGCGGGTGCGCTGGTGGCCCAGGTGCTGGAAGACGGCCCGGCAGCCAAAGGTGGCCTGCAGGTGGGTGACGTGATCCTGAGCATGAACGGCCAGCCGATCGTCATGTCGGCGGACCTGCCGCATCTGGTCGGTAGCCTCAAGGACGGCGAAAAAGCCAAGCTGGAGATCATCCGCAACGGCAAGCGCCAGACCCTGGATGTGGGTGTCGGCGCGATGCCGGATGACGATGCCGAAATCGGTGCCGGTGTCGAAGGCAGCGCCGAGCGTAGCAGCAACCGCCTGGGCGTTTCGGTGGCCGACCTGACCGCCGAGCAGAAAAAGTCCCTCGAACTCAAAGGCGGCGTGGTTATCAAGGAAGTGCAGGATGGCCCGGCAGCGATGATCGGCCTGCGCCCGGGTGACGTCATCAGTCACCTGAACAACCAGGCCATCGGTTCGGCCAAGGAATTCACCGAAATCGCCAAGGAACTGCCGAAGAACCGCTCGGTGTCCATGCGCGTGCTGCGTCAGGGGCGTGCCAGCTTCATCACCTTCAAGCTCGCTGAATAAGCGGTTTTGCAGGCAGGAAAGGGCAGCTACGGCTGCCCTTTTTCATGAAAATTCACAATTGCGGGCGCCAAAGCGCGGCACAGCCCGATAGAGGAATCTCCCATATCCCTGCTGCTTGAGGTACAATTCCCGGCTATTTTTCGGCGGGCGTCCCGGCTCGCAGCCTTTTCGAGTGTTGACCCGTGAGTGATTTGAGTCATATCCGCAATTTCTCCATCATCGCCCACATCGACCATGGCAAGTCGACGCTGGCCGACCGTTTCATCCAGATGTGCGGTGGCCTGTCGGCGCGCGAAATGGAAGCCCAGGTGCTTGATTCGATGGACCTGGAGCGCGAACGCGGGATTACCATCAAAGCCCACAGCGTCACGCTTCACTACAAGGCGCAAGACGGCAAGACCTACCAGCTGAACTTCATCGACACCCCCGGCCACGTCGACTTCACCTACGAAGTCTCGCGCTCGCTGGCGGCCTGTGAAGGCGCACTGCTGGTGGTGGACGCTGGCCAAGGCGTTGAAGCCCAGTCCGTTGCCAACTGCTACACCGCCATCGAGCAGGGCCTGGAAGTCATGCCGGTCCTGAACAAGATGGACCTGCCCCAGGCCGACCCGGACCGCGTCAAGGACGAGATCGAGAAGATCATCGGCATCGACGCCACCGACGCCGTGGCCTGTAGCGCCAAGAGCGGCATGGGCGTAGACGAGGTGCTCGAGCGCCTGGTGCACACCATCCCCGCGCCTGTAGGCGAAATCGACGCGCCCCTGCAGGCGCTGATCATCGACTCCTGGTTCGACAACTACCTGGGCGTGGTCTCGCTGGTGCGTGTGCGTCAGGGCCGCGTCAAGAAGGGCGACAAGATTCTGGTCAAGTCCACCGGCAAGGTGCACCTGGTCGACAGCGTGGGTGTGTTCACCCCGAAACATACCCAGACCGCTGATCTGAAAGCCGGAGAAGTAGGCTTCATCATCGCCAGCATCAAAGACATTCACGGTGCGCCGGTGGGTGACACCCTGACCTTGTCCTCGACCCCCGAGGTCGAAGTGCTGGCGGGCTTCAAGAAAATCCAGCCGCAGGTCTACGCCGGCCTGTTCCCGGTCAGCTCCGACGACTTCGAAGACTTCCGCGACGCATTGCAGAAGCTCACCCTCAACGACTCGTCGCTGCAGTACATGCCGGAAAGCTCCGACGCCCTGGGCTTCGGCTTCCGTTGCGGTTTCCTCGGCATGCTGCACATGGAGATCATCCAGGAGCGCCTGGAGCGCGAATACGACCTGGACCTGATTACCACCGCCCCGAGCGTGATCTACGAGCTCGAGCTGAAGACCGGCGAAACCATCATCGTCGATAACCCGTCAAAACTGCCGGATGTCTCGGCTGTGACCGACTTCCGCGAGCCGATCGTCACCGCGACCATCCTGGTGCCGCAGGAACACCTGGGTAACGTCATCACCCTGTGCATCGAGAAGCGTGGCGTGCAGCGCGACATGCAGTTCCTCGGCAGCCAGGTGCAGGTGCGTTACGACATGCCGATGAACGAAGTGGTCCTGGACTTCTTCGACCGTCTCAAGTCCACCAGCCGCGGCTATGCTTCGCTGGATTATCATTTTGATCGCTACCAGTCGGCCAATCTGGTCAAACTGGACGTACTGATCAACGGCGACAAGGTCGATGCCCTGGCATTGATCGTGCACCGCGACAACGCGGCCTACAAAGGCCGTGCGTTGACCGAGAAGATGAAGGAACTGATCCCTCGGCAGATGTTCGACGTGGCGATCCAGGCAGCCATTGGCGGCCAGATCATCGCGCGGACAACCGTCAAGGCGCTCAGAAAGAACGTACTGGCCAAGTGCTACGGTGGTGACGTCAGCCGTAAGAAGAAACTGCTGGAGAAGCAGAAGGCCGGTAAGAAACGCATGAAACAGGTAGGCAACGTGGAAATTCCACAAGAAGCCTTCCTCGCCGTGCTCAGGTTGGATAGCTAGGTCCTATGTCGCTAAATTTCCCGCTGTTGCTAGTCATCGCCGTCTTTGTCTGCGGTCTGCTGGGCTTGATCGACCTGCTGTTCCTGGCCCCGCGCCGGCGTGCGGCAATCGCCAACTATCAGGGCAGCGTCAGCCAGCCCGAGATGGCCGTTGTCGAGCGCCTGAACAAGGAACCGTTGCTGGTCGAGTACGGTAAATCGTTCTTTCCGGTGCTGTTCATCGTGCTGGTGCTGCGTTCATTCCTGGTCGAGCCGTTCCAGATTCCTTCGGGGTCGATGAAACCGACCCTGGAAGTGGGCGACTTCATCCTGGTGAACAAGTTCTCGTACGGTATTCCCCTGCCGGTGATCGACAAGAAGGTCATCGAGGTGGGTGACCCGCAACGCGGTGATGTAATGGTGTTCCGCTATCCGAGCGACCCGAACGTCAATTACATCAAGCGAGTGGTCGGCCTGCCGGGCGACCAGATCCGCTACACCAACGACAAGCGGCTGTTCGTCAACGGCCAGCCGATTGCCGAACAACTGGTGGGCACCGAACCGGGCACCTTGGGCAGCGCCGAGCTGTACAAGGAAAAGCTCGGCGAGGCCGAACACCTGATCCGCAAGGAAATGAGCCGTTATCGCATGCCGCCGGACCAGCAGTGGACCGTGCCGGCAGGCCATTACTTCATGATGGGCGACAACCGCGACAACTCCAACGACAGCCGTTACTGGGATGATCCGAACATTCCCAAGGAACTGCACGGCATGGTTCCGGACCGGAACATCGTCGGCAAGGCCTTTGCGGTGTGGATGAGCTGGCCAGAGCCCAAGCTCAGCCACCTGCCCAACCTGTCGCGGGTCGGCCTGATCCATTGATACCCATCGGCGCTGTCCAGCAGACAGCGCCGAATGCATTTCTGACATAGGCTGTGTTCTCAGGGATCGGGAGATTCGTCGCATACGGCGGCGGGCCACAGCCAAACAGTCTTTCAGGATGTTGATTTGAACAACGCGTTGAACAACAAACGGGTGGTTGCATGAGTGCTTCCCTTGCCCATCTGGAGCGAAAGCTCGGTTATACCTTCAAGAATCAGGACCAGATGCTTCTGGCACTGACCCATCGCAGCTATGCCGGGCGCAATAACGAGCGCCTGGAGTTTCTCGGTGACGCCATTCTCAACTTCGTCGCCGGCGAAGCGCTGTTCGAGCGCTTCCCGCAGGCCCGCGAAGGCCAGCTGTCGCGCCTGCGCGCGCGCTTGGTCAAGGGCGAGACCCTGGCCCGCCTGGCCCGTGGTTTCG belongs to Pseudomonas putida NBRC 14164 and includes:
- a CDS encoding DegQ family serine endoprotease, producing MFAAVLMLGQVLTAQAEEALPDFTTLVEQASPAVVNISTKQKLPDRRVAAGQMPDLEGLPPMFREFFERNMPQQPRSPRGDRQREAQSLGSGFIISSDGYVLTNNHVVADADEIIVRLSDRSELQAKLVGTDPRTDVALLKVEGKNLPIVKLGDSEKLKVGEWVLAIGSPFGFDHSVTKGIVSAKGRTLPNETYVPFIQTDVAINPGNSGGPLFNMKGEVVGINSQIFTRSGGFMGLSFAIPIDVAIDVSNQLKKDGKVSRGWLGVVIQEVNKDLAESFGLDKPAGALVAQVLEDGPAAKGGLQVGDVILSMNGQPIVMSADLPHLVGSLKDGEKAKLEIIRNGKRQTLDVGVGAMPDDDAEIGAGVEGSAERSSNRLGVSVADLTAEQKKSLELKGGVVIKEVQDGPAAMIGLRPGDVISHLNNQAIGSAKEFTEIAKELPKNRSVSMRVLRQGRASFITFKLAE
- the lepA gene encoding translation elongation factor 4: MSDLSHIRNFSIIAHIDHGKSTLADRFIQMCGGLSAREMEAQVLDSMDLERERGITIKAHSVTLHYKAQDGKTYQLNFIDTPGHVDFTYEVSRSLAACEGALLVVDAGQGVEAQSVANCYTAIEQGLEVMPVLNKMDLPQADPDRVKDEIEKIIGIDATDAVACSAKSGMGVDEVLERLVHTIPAPVGEIDAPLQALIIDSWFDNYLGVVSLVRVRQGRVKKGDKILVKSTGKVHLVDSVGVFTPKHTQTADLKAGEVGFIIASIKDIHGAPVGDTLTLSSTPEVEVLAGFKKIQPQVYAGLFPVSSDDFEDFRDALQKLTLNDSSLQYMPESSDALGFGFRCGFLGMLHMEIIQERLEREYDLDLITTAPSVIYELELKTGETIIVDNPSKLPDVSAVTDFREPIVTATILVPQEHLGNVITLCIEKRGVQRDMQFLGSQVQVRYDMPMNEVVLDFFDRLKSTSRGYASLDYHFDRYQSANLVKLDVLINGDKVDALALIVHRDNAAYKGRALTEKMKELIPRQMFDVAIQAAIGGQIIARTTVKALRKNVLAKCYGGDVSRKKKLLEKQKAGKKRMKQVGNVEIPQEAFLAVLRLDS
- the lepB gene encoding signal peptidase I: MSLNFPLLLVIAVFVCGLLGLIDLLFLAPRRRAAIANYQGSVSQPEMAVVERLNKEPLLVEYGKSFFPVLFIVLVLRSFLVEPFQIPSGSMKPTLEVGDFILVNKFSYGIPLPVIDKKVIEVGDPQRGDVMVFRYPSDPNVNYIKRVVGLPGDQIRYTNDKRLFVNGQPIAEQLVGTEPGTLGSAELYKEKLGEAEHLIRKEMSRYRMPPDQQWTVPAGHYFMMGDNRDNSNDSRYWDDPNIPKELHGMVPDRNIVGKAFAVWMSWPEPKLSHLPNLSRVGLIH